From the Daphnia magna isolate NIES linkage group LG3, ASM2063170v1.1, whole genome shotgun sequence genome, one window contains:
- the LOC116918898 gene encoding rho guanine nucleotide exchange factor 10-like protein isoform X2: MESSSVYSDLMAATRQSMRMRRRSAGAGSFGGSGRWSVDSHRKINRKKADKNQEETHEHVVLLLYRRSACDAEPTADSSAIAASATNDCLVPSPTLGSSSTNGSDVVDCDNRIYEDIDHNSFGSNSMAGSEALPDSLAVSSCTTTATADSGFSPGQTSGRQNHQVPCGSDDSWGSGEFETFSSDEPVGEDDDDPDKIPSPMRSGTLRALLTGKSIRDKLRGARSRSREEDQSNAGAVETPIAGRGVSSPPSGERRFSRLFSLRRSSASLPSPGSFSFISDNTVSPISSSPCLSASNNLAADLTTKTSSPSGRPLPLPQLLEEDEIMAGLGLGNGSSTLGSLFQRRHQPPTLPPIPANLDAEQLKRRYIVATIIHSENSYVASLQRLVNEYKKPLEESNPPILGANKISTLFHRLPEILQCHTLFRLALSECARTWDKEEKIGDVFVANFSKAVVLDIYSDFINNFSQSLEVAKQESKRKSALADFLKVKQISSHDRLSFFGLMVKPVQRFPQFILLLQDLLKHTPQGHQDRMSLQLALTQLESLAELLNERKRETEQYQAFRDTLRHVSGKFSLRPLADNNRYLLRQDNVNLVEFNQSGMISKTKERRLLLLNDLLVCVTVASKSGDDYRNSSERLTLKWAFPITDVEVEDTSTSPTLSRLLSSGSNLRSSEAVSGVDNLCQEMNQLMHDYDVITRIDSLIGSLHGQYETLDRVAARAALNRIQQQLQQKDEEMAWIDSCCLQLIVRNRSGKEEKFTFQTESPDIRKDWVIELRLAQLALDPKNSPSWDVLEQERRPSTKMPLFVKSLPVYKSHHETEVRCGCFYTTLVRKSVPSVRCLGPRLHSFLWIVTSDGISSHVTLLTSQQPVGPSLKAAGAFSLVEVKVTSVEFSPGTQALYDNLETTDQIRGDLVWLGTESRRILLYSAHEPGKTGQVGSLSLPAPVVQLRYHCDQMFVALANGTVAIFKRNNSEGIWELNSPATLVTLGDEPVVSLLPISSALYAACGRSVFVLDGITGETLRNFSVQQDHSGTIHDMAHSGVGLWISLRHSSTICLYHTETFRHLQDINVASNVNRLSKQTSQNVYVTALMACKGLLWVGTNVGIALSIPLPRLEGVPIISGRANVSHHAHSGPITVFLTLQMRSKNPVPTPYASMPVQQHQMASSLPPSGTIHEESENESTSPRSKPMVTVSQLASQFNTVPKARSPALDSPLILRRRSKESSPLMAKRLSRTLPRGHVSTATECDIFGLYGELMNIKDYEESDGGGLMGGGGGAGAGNVSSMYETLRRSDPDLAAIPAKVSTLDRRLHMKAARPRSLDLSNWSVDSRSSLYTTSSGSEDSSSHTMTPSATMLTMSSGQASTLKRGHQRGVDPAKSTMDAPRTVLTLSGGRGYVYTYQRNQQDGERKHSVPSPANTNDAHIILWEMKL, encoded by the exons ATCGACGGTCAGCCTGTGACGCCGAACCCACTGCCGATTCTTCCGCTATCGCCGCCTCAGCTACCAACGACTGCCTGGTCCCTTCACCCACTCTTGGTTCGTCTTCGACAAATGGAAGCGATG TGGTGGACTGCGACAACAGGATTTATGAAGACATCGACCACAACTCGTTCGGCAGCAATTCTATGGCCGGTTCGGAAGCGTTGCCAGATAGTTTGGCTGTTTCGTCTTGTACCACGACCGCCACCGCCGATTCCGGTTTCTCGCCTGGGCAGACAAGTGGACGCCAGAATCATCAAGTTCCATGTGGCTCTGATGATAGCTGGGGATCTGGCGAATTTGAAACATTCTCTTCAGATGAGCCTGTCGGCGAAGATGACGACGATCCCGACAAAATTCCTTCGCCAAT GAGATCGGGAACTTTGCGGGCGTTGCTGACGGGTAAATCTATTCGTGATAAATTACGTGGAGCGCGTAGTCGCAGTCGCGAGGAAGATCAATCAAATGCTGGAGCTGTCGAGACGCCGATCGCTGGACGCGGTGTCAGTTCGCCACCGTCCGGCGAACGACGATTTTCTCGCCTGTTTTCGTTGAGACGTTCCTCGGCCAGTCTCCCGTCTCCTGGTAGCTTCAGCTTCATCAGTGACAACACCGTCTCGCCCATCTCGTCCAGTCCGTGTTTATCCGCCAGCAATAATCTAGCAGCCGATTTAACTACGAAAACGTCTAGCCCATCCGGCCGACCGCTGCCTTTGCCGCAGTTGCTGGAAGAAGACGAAATCATGGCTGGATTGGGTTTAGGCAACGGTAGCTCTACTTTAGGCTCGCTGTTCCAGCGACGTCATCAGCCTCCGACGTTGCCTCCGATTCCAGCCAATCTCGACGCGGAACAACTGAAGCGGCGCTACATTGTGGCCACCATTATACACAGCGAAAATTCTTACGTCGCCTCGCTTCAGCGTCTTGTCAAC GAATATAAGAAACCGCTGGAAGAGAGCAATCCGCCTATACTTGGTGCAAATAAGATATCGACGCTGTTCCATCGCCTGCCGGAGATCTTGCAGTGTCACACATTGTTCCGGCTAGCGTTATCCGAATGCGCCCGTACGTGGGacaaagaagagaaaatcGGCGATGTCTTTGTGGCAAACTTCTCCAAAGCTGTCGTCTTGGATATTTATAGCGATTTCATTAATAATTTCTCCCAATCGCTGGAAGTGGCCAAACAAGAATCCAAACGCAAATCCGCCCTCGCTGATTTCCTCAAG GTCAAACAGATATCCTCTCATGATCGGTTGTCGTTCTTCGGTCTCATGGTCAAACCCGTACAAAGATTTCCTCAGTTCATTCTCTTACTTCAG GACCTTTTGAAGCACACGCCACAAGGCCATCAAGACCGCATGTCCTTACAATTAGCCCTAACGCAACTGGAAAGTTTGGCAGAGTTGCTCAACGAACGAAAGCGTGAAACGGAGCAGTATCAGGCTTTCCGTGACACACTGCGTCACGTTTCGGGGAAATTCTCACTACGCCCACTGGCTGATAATAATCGATACCTCCTCCGCCAGGATAACGTGAATCTTGTG GAGTTCAACCAAAGTGGGATGATATCCAAGACGAAAGAGCGACGTTTGCTGTTGTTAAACGATTTGCTCGTCTGCGTCACTGTGGCCTCTAAATCAGGAGACGATTATCGCAACTCTTCCGAAAGACTCACGCTCAAGTGGGCATTCCCCATCACCGACGTTGAG GTAGAAGACACGAGCACATCACCCACACTCAGCCGCCTACTTTCATCCGGCTCCAATTTACGTTCATCAGAAGCCGTTAGTGGTGTGGACAATCTCTGCCAAGAGATGAATCAACTGATGCACGATTACGACGTCATCACGCGTATCGATTCGTTGATTGGTTCGCTTCACGGCCAGTATGAG ACTTTGGATAGGGTCGCAGCAAGAGCCGCTTTGAATCGCATCCAGCAACAGCTGCAACAAAAGGACGAAGAAATGGCTTGGATCGATTCCTGCTGCCTACAGCTGATTGTTCGCAATCGGTCCGGTAAAGAGGAAAAGTTCACGTTCCAAACAGAGTCCCCTGACATTCGGAAAGATTGGGTGATCG AACTGCGTCTGGCGCAGTTGGCTTTAGATCCCAAAAATTCTCCCTCGTGGGATGTACTCGAGCAAGAAAGACGGCCTTCCACAAAGATGCCTCTCTTTGTCAAATCGCTGCCCGTCTATAAATCGCACCATGAAACCGAG GTGCGTTGCGGCTGCTTCTATACAACTCTAGTTAGGAAATCAGTTCCTAGTGTCCGCTGCTTGGGACCGCGCCTGCACAGTTTTCTGTGGATAGTCACCAGTGACGGTATCAGCAGCCACGTGACGTTGTTAACGAGCCAACAGCCAGTCGGCCCATCTTTGAAAGCAGCTGGTGCTTTTAGTTTGGTGGAAGTCAAAGTGACGTCGGTCGAGTTCTCGCCTGGAACGCAAGCGCTGTATGATAACCTCGAAACGACGGACCAAATCCGTGGCGACTTAGTTTGGTTGGGAACGGAAAGCCGAAG GATATTGCTTTACTCCGCACACGAACCAGGCAAAACGGGACAAGTGGGATCGTTGAGTCTCCCGGCGCCTGTTGTTCAACTACGATATCACTGTGATCAAATGTTTGTTGCCCTGGCCAACGGAACTGTGGCCATTTTCAAGCGCAACAATAGTGAAGGTATCTGGGAGCTCAACTCACCAGCCACGCTGGTCACGCTGGGAGACGAGCCAGTTGTATCACTTCTTCCCATCAGTTCCGCCTTGTACGCCGCATGTGGTCGGAGTGTCTTTGTCCTTGACGGGATCACGGGGGAAACACTG CGCAATTTCAGTGTGCAACAAGATCACAGCGGAACGATCCATGACATGGCTCATTCGGGTGTTGGTCTTTGGATATCATTGCGGCACAGTAGCACCATCTGTCTGTACCATACGGAAACTTTTCGACATTTGCAAGACATCAACGTGGCGTCCAATGTTAACCGGCTCTCCAAGCAGACGTCACAGAATGTCTACGTGACAGCCCTAATGGCCTGTAAAGGTCTTTTGTGGGTAGGGACCAACGTTGGTATAGCCCTCAGTATCCCTCTTCCACGACTGGAAGGTGTGCCGATCATCAGTGGCCGGGCCAACGTATCTCATCACGCTCATAGCGGGCCAATCACGGTTTTCCTGACGCTGCAAATGCGAAGCAAAAATCCCGTTCCAACTCCTTATGCTTCCATGCCCGTTCAGCAACATCAGATGGCTTCTAGTCTACCACCCAGCGGAACCATCCACGAAGAAAGCGAAAATGAGTCGACGTCGCCTCGTAGCAAGCCCATGGTCACCGTTAGCCAATTGGCCAGTCAGTTCAACACGGTGCCTAAAGCTCGTTCACCTGCGCTGGACAGTCCGTTAATCTTGAGGCGCAGGAGTAAAGAATCCTCCCCGTTGATGGCCAAACGTTTGTCACGAACGTTACCGAGAGGTCACGTTTCAACGGCCACCGAGTGCGACATCTTTGGCCTCTATGGTGAACTGATGAACATTAAGGACTATGAAGAGTCGGATGGAGGCGGTTTGATGGGAGGTGGAGGAGGCGCTGGCGCTGGCAACGTCAGCAGCATGTACGAAACGCTCCGTCGAAGTGATCCGGACCTGGCAGCAATTCCGGCTAAAGTCAGTACGCTGGACAGGCGGTTACACATGAAAGCAGCTCGCCCGCGCTCGCTGGATCTTTCCAATTGGTCGGTAGACTCGCGCTCGTCCCTCTATACCACATCTTCCGGATCGGAGGATTCTTCCAGCCACACAATGACACCTAGCGCCACAATGTTGACAATGAGTAGTGGTCAAGCGTCGACGTTGAAACGCGGCCATCAGCGCGGTGTAGATCCTGCGAAATCGACGATGGATGCTCCTCGAACTGTTTTGACGCTCTCTGGAGGCCGCGGTTACGTCTACACGTATCAGAGAAATCAACAGGACGGCGAAAGGAAGCACTCGGTTCCTAGTCCGGCCAACACCAACGATGCCCACATCATTTTATGGGAAATGAAACTGTGA